GTATTGCCACAGTAGTGTCTGTGACACAGTAGGAGAAGCACAAAGCAAGAAGTTAAAGCTGAAGGTATTTGTGTAGTCCCTGCCCCTTGCCAAGAAACAGACCTTACTGGAATTATGCAACTGTATGGATGAGTTAGTGTTTCACTAAGGAATACAAGTTAATGTCTTGGACATGGTTAAATCTGATCAGCACCATTATGGAACCGTCTCAGGCGTGTTTGgtctgtgctctgggcttgggctgCCAGAGTGCCTGAGGGCTTGTAATTTCAAATTCGTGTTGCCTTCTGAGGGATGTGAACGTGACATATCTATTTGTAAATAATCCTGTGCATGGAGGAAGACagatcaaaatatttattttataaagttgAAATAATAAACTTTTTAAATCATGAGGGCAGTAATATTTCAGTGGAAAGAACCCTTTAATGTATGGTTAAACCTGGCTTCCACTTCTACCTTGTATTGCCTTTCTGAATAGTGGTATATAGAAActattaattttgttctttgtgaGAATCCAAATAGTGAGAAACATGAGTGGCTCTGTCCTTTAATAAAGAGATATGAGTGATATTGGTAACTTCTAAGTACTTTCAAGCGTTCCAGGTAAGACCATACCCTGCTGTAAAACCAGACTGTTCCCTGAGCTCACAATTCAAACGTGAATGTTACCCCTGTGTGTCATTAAACCAAAGTGCCAGGGAATAGGACTTTTACAGATGTTGGTAAAACCGTGTGCCTATGGCTAGTGTGAAAGGCTGCTGCATTGGTTACACTAATAACTATCTTTAAAAAACAGtcaaaaatccaaccaaaaaGCCAAATCACCTACCCCAGTTTGAAAAATGATGCCATTCTATGACATTTTACAGTTGTACATAATTTATCTTTGGGGGATGGTTGACAAGAATAATGAAAATGCATATGTGATCCTTAAACAATTTTACTGGAGTCGCATGATGTGCCTTACAGTGTTCTTGGCACTTGGTTTGATTTTTAAGTTGCTCTTTGGGAGTATCAAACTTAGCCTTACACTTAAAGAActtgtttctgcttttaagGAGAATACCTCTGGTGACTTCTGCCTTGCTTTGGAGTTAGGCTGCAAGCCTGTACAGTTTGTAGTAGTGGCAGGAACATTGCAGTTGAGGTAGGGACTGAAGGATGTCTCCATGGAGGCATCAATCATATAGTTCTTGGCCGTGCtgttctcccttctctccctgcaaGTTGTCTATTGATTTTAAACTTGTTGTATAGAATAACAAAATCTTAGTGTTTGCTGAAGAAATACTGTATAGTGCTTTCAGGATTACATGTGTTTTCTGTCCTTCTTAGGAATTCACAACATCTGGTTCATCAAACACAGACACTGGAAAAGTGAATGGGAGCTTGGAGACCAAATACAAGTGGGCTGAGTATGGGCTGACtttcacagaaaaatggaaCACAGATAACACTCTGGGAACAGAAATTGCAATTGAAGATCAGGTAATAGATTACGAGAGTGTTTATTAGTTTTCTTTATCTAACAAAACAGAATTTATAGCTTTATCTTCTCTTTTGTTCTCCCCCTTCAATTAGCTTGCCAAAGGTTTGAAGTTGACATTTGATACAACTTTCTCACCAAATACAGGGTAAGAATTCTTAACCTTTTTACCTTACTTAGGGCAATAACAACATCCATGCTCCATTCATCTGGTCTGTGATATTGACAGAGCTGTTTGTATGTTTTGCTATGGACCCAAATTAGCAAATCCCAATGTTAAAGGTTTctactatttattttatttattctgctcTCATCACATCACTAAGGGGTTAGTATTGCACATTTCACAACGGCCCACTTTGCTTATTTTCTGGGATAGAAATTTTTTGAAGGTTGCAGGAGGTGTGGAAATGCTTCTACTGGATCAGAACGAGCCTGTTTGTTGTAGCCCCCTGTGCTCTGGGGGCGTTGCCTCTACTTTGCCTGGATGCAGGTGCACGGCATTTAGATATGTTATTAGTCATGTGGCCTGACTTTGGCAGCTCATTAAGGAAGATCATGCATGCCTTATCTTAactgtttctctgtttcagaaagaaaagtggTAAAATCAAGTCAGCTTATAAACGTGACTACCTAAACCTAGGTTGTGATGTTGACTTTGATTTTGCTGGACCTGCAATCCATGGTTCAGCTGTCCTTGGTTATGAAGGCTGGCTTGCTGGTTATCAGATGACTTTTGATAGTGCCAAATCAAAATtgacaagaaataatttctctgtggGTTACAAGACTGCGGACTTCCAACTGCACACTAATGTGTAAGTACCGAAAATTTTGTCTAGCTTTACAAAAGTAGGCTTTCTCTACCTTCTAGTCAAAATACAAATGCTTGTAATATTAAGAAGTACTTACAAGGCCATTAAAtggaatgtattttttaatgggAAGCTCTAAACATATATAAAGGATactttgtatttctcttttttaaaacagtaaacACCTGTGCCTTGTTAGCACTTGCAGCATGATGCAGTTTGCTAAATACTGAAGTACATGGAAATTGGAAGTGCAGTAGTTCAGTTATCCAGAACTTGTCATAATGCTTTTTCCAGCTCTCCCATTACATTGAATTAATTGTATCAGACTACAATTTAAGGGCAGTAGATTTGTTAGGGGTAGTAATTAGTGTTGCACTGTTTTAAGTAGGCCAGTAGTAGCTTCTGGGGCAAGACtaggtgtgctggtttgaaggtgaaccagcgagggaaaatgaactcaccacgagagagattataagtcagagctaaaatttaataataatattattataacaacactgacacacaagggaaattgctttcaactcacaataccccagcagtataacccagtgtcctggggcacaaacccaagggggtttgtttgcccttgtgctgagacccctgtggctcccccaagtccagagcaaaaggaaaagaaaaacctgttggtgcaggcgagggctgtggtctgggcgagagcggtgatctcctgctgtcgaggtcctgctgctgctctggatccgacgagaagtccccgaggtcttcttactcaccacttatgtaccctcagggagcactcagtccctccccctgggcggggactcacacaatgggtgattgactctgggagccagggggtgttgagctgttgatggcccattagcagctccacccccctcaggctgggtgtgaaggtgataatggctccctgggcagctgctgctaatggcccattgtccttggggaatgaatagagggggtagaatacacagctttgatcacccccacacagggttagctggtccctcctgctgaactaggacactagGGCTTTCCTTTTGGACATTTTGAGTAGGTTCACCTTCTTGACTGTCAAGGGGGAAGAGTTCATGACGCAGTGTAACTACACAAGTGTAAGACATTTTGTTTATGAACTTTCTTCAGACTTCCTGCCTTCAGATCTTAGGTGCTTCAGAGCAAGCTgggaaaaaacctgctgaaaaaCGTGGTGTTTTCAATCTAGGTTAATAAAAATTGGTACTATGGCCATGCCACCCTGATAACTGATCTCATCTGATCTTGGCAGCTCAGCAGAGTCgggcccagttagtacttggatgggagacttcctgggaatactgggggctgtaggttctagtcctgaggacttcactgtcagtgtccaagctcgctcggctgtggcagatgaaccccaggagttaaagggtggggccagatctgcgcacgctgtgcctgacctgaaaaatccactgggCAGGCTCAAAGGGCgcacccatgtggggagagcccttccccaatctttgttcatgaagccaagccacaaacaaataaaaaattggtGGAGTTCTATTCTAGTGCATTTAGTTAGGTAGAAGTTTGTGCTTTTGGAGGGGAAGGATGATGACTGTATCTGCCCAAAGTCATGGACATTGAGGAGTATAGGGGAAAGCTGCAACATACTTTATAGTCTAGACTGTAAGAATTCCATTTcaatttaataatgaaaaatattgtgacagatttttaaaaaagtcatcTAATTCTTTAGGATTTTCATATGTATTCAATAGTCATGTAATTCAGCTCTATAAGGATATGATCTGGAATTTCAAGGACTGTGTTCAGCATTACTGTGAGAATTACAAGTAATTCAAAGTAGCGCTCTGAAACACCTCTTTATTTCCatgaattatttcagtttaattttgcGCTGAAGCCTTTGTTAATCTCCCCTTCTCTCATAAAAAATTGTGAAACAACTCAAACTTTTGaaattctccttttaaaaaaagtttgaagTAAGAAAGGTGGGTATTATGTAAATATAGGAAactaactttttttccttaatttgtGCAGCAATGATGGTTCTGAATTTGGTGGGTCAATTTACCAAAAAGTGAGTGACCGTCTTGAAACTGCTGTAAACCTGGCCTGGACAGCGGGTAGCAACAGCACTCGCTTTGGTATTGCAGCTAAATACAAGTTGGATTCCACTGCTGCTATCTCTGTAAGTATGGCTGTAATCTGAAGGGTACAGTgcattttcagtttctgcaaATCTCTGTGTTACTAGTACAAAAGAAGATAAAAGGTCTGTAAGACTTGTAGAAATTAGTCTTACAATCCAGGCAGTTATAATTAAACCAGCAGTGTTTAAATTCTGTAATGTCTGCAGAGCCTCTCTTAGAACCTGACTGTCAAATGTCTGGCCTACTCTAGGAAGCTTACtgtttattaaaagaaaaacacaattgaaaaaaaaaacccaaaacccttCATGTCTAGTTCTCTTTAAgtttacagaatttttttaaaaccagtttttacAGAGCTCTGGTACAGTCTTATGGTAAGAACTCCTGCAAAACTGATGAAAAAGGTGATAAGCGCAAAAGTTTTCTGTATGTTAAAAAGTTAGGATTGAACCTGGATCATTGGAATCATGTTCTTGAGGAAGTGGTGCAAAGTGAGATGAATAATTTTGCACATAGTGTTTTATGATGATACTAGGAAATGTTTGCTGGTTTGCTGATTGGACTTGTAATGCTAATTCTTCTGTAATAATACAAACATGGAGGATTCTTCCAAAGTGGTGTGTTTTGGGAGACTGAGGTGGTAAGGGCTGTGGCCTTCTGAAAAGGGGGAAGTGGGAAAGTTCACCTGCAAACCCATGTTTGAGTAACAGTTCTCCCTGCCCTTAAATATGTTACTACTTCAGCCGGAGAGTTCAGGAATCTCAGAGATATTGAAAGAACAGGTAAAATTTGGTTAAACTGGTAACAGCAGTGTTGCCATGGTTATTCTATTTTCTGAATGATAACTAAGAATCAATTAGTTACATTTCAATTgcttttgtcttgtttttttaataggcAAAAGTGAACAATTCTAGTCTAGTTGGAGTGGGTTACACCCAGACGCTGAGGCCAGGTAAGAGTTACAACATGAATTATGTCACATACACATCTTTCATGCATGACAAAGAATAATACTTAAGATCTGTGCATTTATATGCAactattttccttcttcagaatTTTATCTTGAAGGCAAAGTAGATGTTTTTCAGTAGTTGCATATCAAACCTTTATCTAAATAAGACTAAAACCATTTTATCTAATGGTATTAATGCATTATATTCCTCACTGATTTGTACAGGAATGGACTACTGTGTTTGACAGCCTAGCTTTAGGCTAGGCAAGGTCTTTGTTTTTGGTATTGCTTTCTCCAGTCATATGACGTTGAATGATAGATTGTGAAAGAATCCTTTTGATTAATTGTCAAAAAACCATGTTTCCTGCTCTTAATATTTAGTAAAAACACGCTCCAGGACTTAACCTTGTTCTGCTAAAATATGAAAACACCTGCTAATGCTACATTGCCATTGGTTGGTCTTGTATTTCAGAACCAGTAAAAATTGTAGTTACATTCCAGCATTTCGTTGATGAAAGTGTCTTACTCATGCACAATTTACCTCCTCTGCACACCTTAATGCAGGACAGGAGAGCTCTTGTGTATTTAGCAATTAGAGACTTTGTGTATCCATTTCATAACACAGGATTTACAAAAATCATGTAGCTTGGTTCAATGACTAACTTTCAGTGTATTTCATGGGTAAATCTGTTGTTCTGTAAAAAAAGTAGTGAAATGGAAAAGGAGCTACAACTGGAACTTGTAGTGATGGGGGCTGAGTTGCATGAAAGCTACTGTGTGTGTTGTAAACATGCGGCTTAAAAATCTTACAGGTGTGAAGCTTACCCTGTCTGCCCTCATAGATGGAAAGAGCATCAATGCTGGTGGCCATAAACTTGGTCTTGGCCTGGAATTGGAGGCTTAAAAAGGTGAAGAAACTGCTGCAGAGAAGGGATATCAGAAGAATTTGGCCTTAAAATGTGTTTCCAATGTGACCagcaggcttttttttccaagaaggaTGACCTAGAAGAACAGCTGTATTTGAAGTATTTAGACAGTTACTTGTTAGCTGGTTTCTAGTTAAATTGGTTACCCATCTAGTTAAAATTCTGCATTAGTGCAGTCACttaaacattatttaaatgtatttaactGTTAAATGCGCTACCCACAAATAATGAAATAGACGTTTATGAAAACTGTACAATTGTCTGCATGTTTTTTTTATGTTCCTTTTAACATTCGATATTGCCATTGAATGAAAAATGGATCAGTGGATGTTTTGAAATGAGGTCAACAATTTTGTTTAATCACCTGAAGTAGAAGTATATTTGGTATCCCGAGACAAATTATGAATAAAACAAGTACACACACATACTTGTGCCTCAGGTATTTTAAGAGTGAAAATACGAGGGTAGTGCTCAGTTAAGTTTTAAGTAATCCAAGAAGTAGTGCTCTGTACCTTTGTGCAATTAAGGACCCCCACCCATGACAATACTGAATATAGGTGGACAGTTGGATTCCTCAAGCAAATTGAATGTGCTTTTCTGTCAGGTAAGGTTTGTCATGACACAATAGTTTAATTTCCCCTGTGTTTCACGGGTGAGATGTACTGTGTCCCTAGTTGACCTCTTGATGCAAAGTGTGCAGATCATTGTACTTGGTACACTGAGACATTTTAGAACTGCTCCTTGAAAAACCTCACCACAAACACACCTTTTGCTTATATTTGTATGAAGTGAGATGTATCTCTGCAATGGAATGTAACAGTGTAATGGTTTAACAGCCTGCTTATCCCCACTGCTGTGAGAGGTTTCTGCTTAAAATGACTGaaataaagacaattttaaaTGGAGATGGAGGAAAATGCATCTGATATTGCTTTCCCTTTAACAAATAAATCCTGGCAGATACCCATTTTAAGTCCAGAAACATGCAGAATAATGAGAAAACTCATGTTTTCCAGGGTAGTGTTGAGAGAGAATAGAAGTGCGAGGGATATTTGGTCTGTGAACCTAACAGCCCCTAAGGTCAAACACAACTATCTGTGAATGCTTTTAATGTGGAATTTATTAAATGCATGTTAGTTGCACTGCTTACatttaaaaatggcaatttattgagttcagggaagtgcCAGGAGCCTACTTCCTAGAGTCCCCCATAGCTGAGAAGAGTGTCTTGTCTTGCAGTCTGTGGTTCACAGCAGCTTCCTTCATAGAGCCTGTGCTAGCTtatgaaaagaaagttttctgtgttttgataCTGGATTAGATTTATTGACTTGTCTGGGGCCTTGTTCTGACCCACGTTGTCACCCTCATACTGAAATTCTCATGTGAAGTACTCTGTTGTGAACTGCCCGTGTTTAGGCTTTAGCTGTGGAGTACCTGAGCCACCTTCTTTGCAGAAGACAGAGCAGAGCTTAAGCTTCCAGCTTAGGCGTTTGAGCAGGCTTGCTAATATGTTTGACTGATTTTCTTACTCCAAAGCACAAATGCTTTATCATGTACCTTTACTGCTGTCATCACTAAATGCCCTTTTCTGAGGAGCAGTTCCACCTCTTATTGGTGGAAGAAGCATGTAGGTAGGTGCAGTTTGTTGCTCTTACTGCATGTCAAGGTCcataatatgtatttttagttGGAGATGTTTTTATGTGCTTGACCACAAAAAAGCTGGAGACCATGCAGCCAGACATTTAATTTTAGTACCTgttctctctgttctctttTTAGTCTAACCAACTTTGTGTGCCTGTATGCATTGTCCAGCTGCAGCACCCAGGCAAATAATGGACTGTGTCTTGTGCTTATGAATGATGCCTTTTTTGCATCCCTAAACCAGTGTGGCTGCAACACTGTTTCACAGCTTTTGATAGGAGTGTTGTGGTCTGacactatttttttcttgatagtggtattttgtggttgttttttgttcttAAGAAACAAGTActcaacatttttcttccctgcctgctcctctaGCTGTTTTCCTGAGATCACAAAATAGGTAAGTGAAATAAAGACACATATGGCAACTCTTAAAAACGAGTAATGGAAAACTTGAACCTactcattttacttttttatgtGCATGACTTTAGTAGTCCTCAACCTTTAAACCTTAACTAGTGTTATTTGTTACAATGCTGATAGCCAACTGGAGAAATAAAAGGGCTCTGCAGCAGTTAAGAGAACTGTGAAAATATGAGATTTCTTAATATATTCTGTCATAAATCACTACTTTGAGCATGAAAAGGAAGTTCAGTGTTTATTGACATCTCTCAAGGCTTATAAAAATGGACTTCAAGCTTTATTTTCACTTGTTACAGAAGCTGGTGGTGTAATTGGAGTTTTGTGGTAAGCAATGTCGGTACTTTCAATAGCtccattttattaaaacatgTGAAAAGCCTTAATGATAACTTTCAGTGCCAGACAGCCTTTCCTCAGGTGTcattctgaataaaaaaaaagcaaaaccacttGAGATAACCAATGACCAGAATATCATTCTGCATCTTGTTTGTGTGAACTGTAGCATTGCTGGTACAGCTGGAGTAGGGGTTGTCTGTGTATATTGCAAGGAGACTTAATCACgctttcataaataaaaatcctttcACATGAGATTATGGTGCCCTGGATTTCACAAGTTACTGTCAGTGACATAAACATTTATGTTCTTGTTTTGTAGCAGTTCTCCAAGTTGGTTAAATTAACCTTGCACTATTATGGTTCAGCTGGGCGTGGGATATTCCTAGTTCTGCCTCTTGCAAGCTGCAGTCATTCAAAACCAGGAAATTTGGAACTATATTGGAATGTGCATGGAAACCTTTTGACCCAAAGCGTTGTGACAGAGGTGTTTTTACTTTTCCCTTGGCTTTGGATAAAGCCAGGCAGCAGTAAGTGTGCTTGCTGCCCTCTAATGTCCTGTTCGGGTGTTTGGCCTATTGCTGCAACAGTCCGTCGGGCCGGGCAGAGACCTTTAAATCCATGGTGACTGCAGTCCTAGGGGAAGCAGAACAGAGCAGATGGAACACAGCTCACGAATGGAAGAGTCGGCCCTTCACATATCCTTATTTCCTTACCATACCGGTGACCAAAGACAAGCAATTCTATGCAAGACAAGTCACTAGTGATAAAACTGGGTCATACCTGTAGCAGCACTGTCTTAatggcagaaaggaaaacaaataaaagctgGTGAGCTTGTTAATGTGGCATGAAAAGGCTACGTTGTGTAAGTGGTTTTATTGTGTTTGTCAGTGTCCCTTTTCAGTGGAGTGTTTCTGTTCCCAATCTGGAATAGAAATAAAACCATGGATTATATCATTTAGTGTAGTGTACGTTCATTGTATTTTAGTGATACTTCCCTTTTCATCATTGTTCCTGGACTTGCTTTTTAGTTGCCTATTGTATCCATCTTTCTATGTGCTGCTGGGTCAAATGGAAAGCAGTAAGTGAATTTTTGTAAGCATAATGTACAGCATCTTCTACCGAGCTGCAAGTTTGATACAGATGCTCATAtaaaaaggggatttttttttgcacagtATTTTCTGAGAAACAATGTACAATTAAAACTTAGGGAAATGCTTTTAGACAAAAGGGGGCATGTTACATGCTGGGATTTGATTTATGTCTGCTCATTTATTGGTGTAAGGAAAAGTGCTGATACAACTTCAAAGATGGCAAGCATGGATTGTTTCTGCTCCAAAGACCTCACCTTTACTACAGTGtcttttaaaatgagaatttgCTGAGCCCAACTCCACAGCCATACTTGCAGTACACTTGCTGCTGGTTAACAGCAGCATACACATAAGAAATCTCCAGGGTTTGTGGGTGTTTTCATGGGATATTCTTTGTCCTGGATCCGTGGGAGAAGGTCCTAATGCTGAAGCAATGACTGTTTAATGATTCGTCATTCTTAGTAGTCGGtaccttttttcctgtttacttTGCTGTGCTCCTATGGGCATTAATACACTAAATGGCTATTACAGAAATCTCCCTGATCCCGCTCGGTGTATTCTGTGGCTGGAGTCAGAGCCAGCGGAGCTCCACCTGAGAGGGGCGTGGCAGGAGCTCGCAAAGAACCCATGAGCTTTCTTGCTTACTTTATTGGTCTAGGGTGGCATTATTAAAAATACGCTTTAACTGACGCTCTGGTACGCACATGCAGCTCCTTCGTTTAAGAAATGCTACGTTTCGCTGTGCTGTGTGTAGGCCTTGGCTGCGGTGTGGGGAGCGGGCTGGGTGCGGGTATTTCCTCCCGCACAGTGCGGGATGTTTTCCTTGCAGCTTCTGCGACAGCTTGACTGCAGGTCGCCCTTCCCGGTGCCGCGGGGCGGTGACGTAagggggtggcagtgccccCTCGGAGCCGGCCGGGGTTCGGGAAGGGGTCGGGAAGGCGGCAGTGCCCCCGGAGCCGGCCGCGGGCGCCGCCTGGTGGCCGCTGCTgcccctcccgccgccgccgccgagcCCTGCGGAGCAGCCGCGTCCGGTCAGAGCTCCTCCTGCACCGTCCTCAGCCCACCGAGGGAGGGAGACAGCAGGAAATAATAAAGGCAGCGAGCCTGAGCCTGATTCTGAGCTGAGGAAACAGAATCAGACGAGAAACGCCCCCGCGTACGCGGCAGTCGATGTGCTCCAGCCCCGCGATCCGTGGGCTCGGGGAGCAGCTTTTCAAAAAAGGCTTTAACTTAATACTTGCCTTTACAGGGTAACTTTCCTGTTGCATAGGCAAACCTGTCCTTACTTctcctgtttttcttcccttgatAGTCTTTCTCTTGGAGAAAAAGTACAGGGAATTAACTGAAATGACTTTGTGTTGCTGTAGCTGTTACAGTCCAATTTTCTTTTATGGAGATGAACTAAGATAAAcccaaagcagaaagaaaagataattGAACACAGAAAAGGCAGTTATAAATTCTGCTGGTGATTCCCTAATTTTGTCTACTTCTGCTAGAGCATTGTGACCACAGCACAGAGGCTTGGCCCTTCTGAGACCTACGAATCctccaccagcacaggctgcctaAAGCAGCTATTTTTCTGTTCACAGTATATTAGCCTgaaggcaaaagaaataaaaggagacCTAATATGGTCAGGAAGAACCACGTAAAAGGTTGAATGCAGAAATGCTTGATCATAAAATCAAAATCTTATTACGCTTATGTGTAATAGGGGTTATCAAAATTAAGATTGCTAGTGCAAATTTAATTAATGTCTTGCAGCATTGTCAGTGCTTAACTTTGCAGCCTTAATCATGTGCCTTTAGTGCTGTTTGTGGAGGAGACCATAAATGCTTCCCAAGGTCAACAGGCAGACCTTTGCTACTGTTTTCATTAGGACTTTACCACAGTCCTTCTCTGGAAGTTTAAATACACACTTGAAGTTAAGCTTGAGCGAAAGGGTATCACTTAATATATGGTATGTGATTGTattgaaaatgaagaaaggaaaacttggTAGCACCCATCAAAGCTGTGTGAGGGGAGTGAGACAGGCTTCATAGTAGCTGTGACATCTGTAATATGAGAAGGAATTTTGTGGCCCCAGCTCTCTGGGTGTTAATGAAATGTATCTGTGCTTTTGCCTCTTTCAAGTTAGTCTTCAGTGATACCCTGGATCAGTCTCAGACTGTGAGGATAGGTCTGATTCTATGCAGCAGTCCTTGATAGGGGGCAAGGGAGCTCAGCTTTGATactgcagcccagcccctccacaGGACACCTTACTGGCTCTATTGGTGGGAATAACTTCCAGGAATGACTATGCCTAAAATCCACAACTGCTGTGGAAGACCCAGAGGCAATATAGAAGCTGGCTCTAC
Above is a window of Pithys albifrons albifrons isolate INPA30051 chromosome 9, PitAlb_v1, whole genome shotgun sequence DNA encoding:
- the VDAC2 gene encoding non-selective voltage-gated ion channel VDAC2 translates to MAVPPSYVDLGKAARDIFNKGYGFGLVKLDVKTKSASGVEFTTSGSSNTDTGKVNGSLETKYKWAEYGLTFTEKWNTDNTLGTEIAIEDQLAKGLKLTFDTTFSPNTGKKSGKIKSAYKRDYLNLGCDVDFDFAGPAIHGSAVLGYEGWLAGYQMTFDSAKSKLTRNNFSVGYKTADFQLHTNVNDGSEFGGSIYQKVSDRLETAVNLAWTAGSNSTRFGIAAKYKLDSTAAISAKVNNSSLVGVGYTQTLRPGVKLTLSALIDGKSINAGGHKLGLGLELEA